The genomic region tgatttgtttgataGTTGGGCTGTGTGCGCTTTCTTAACTGATCTGTTTGGTTTGTAAAGAGGGACAACTCCTCTCATGCACTCGCGCGCGTGCATACACATGAATTTGCGCGCGCGGGCACATACACGAATGTTAAGTTCTTGTGTATGTGGTCTTAATTTTATTCTTATCGCGTTTGGTTTTTCTCTAATAGCAATTCGAGCTCTTGAAGTGATGAACCATTCAATTCTTAATGGAAGAGTGATAAGGGTCATGTGGTCTCATCGTGATCCCGATGCAAGAAGAAGTGGAATTGGGAACGTGTTTGTCAAGGTATGTGATGTTGCTTTAACCCTAAGTCATGGAGAACATACTTCCATATTATGTGTAGTTTTTCTCTGACGTGAATATTTATGgtaaaaatatttgattttctgTTGCAGAACTTGAGCGAATCAATTAATAGTGTAGAGCTTGAAGAAATGTTTAAGAAGTTCGGACGTACTTTGTCTTGCAAAGTGGCCATGTTTGATGACGGGAAGAGTAAAGGCTATGGCTTTGTTCAGTTTGAGTCTGAGGAATCTGCGATTGCCGCTATTGAGGCGCTGAATGGCACCACTGTCAAAAACAAGCAGCTGTATGtgcagttttttatttattgtttccTGTTCTGTTGAAAGATGTCTTCTGGGTATTAACCATGCAATAATTACAACTCATGTAACAGGTATGTTGCGAAATTTGTTAGAAAGAGCGATCGCGTTTTGCCCAATCCTGATATTAAATATACAAATTTGTATATGAAGAATTTGGATCCAACTCTCAAGGAAAAGCTTGTGGAGGAGAAGTTCTCAGAGTTTGGGAAAATTGTTAGCTTCGCGATTGCAAAGGACGACCATGGGAACTCTAGAGGTTTTGGCTTTGTGAACTTCGAGAACCCAGATGATGCTAGACGAGCAATGGAAGGAATGAATGGATCACAACTTGGTAAGTTACGCATCTTTTTTATGGCATTAATTTGGTTGGAAATATGGATTTGTTTATACAGACCTTTAATATTTGGTCCGGCGGTTTATTTTGAATAGGCTCCAAGGTTCTATATGTTGCAAGGGCTCAGAAAAAGGCAGAGCGCGAGCATCTTTTGCGTTGGCAGTTTGAGGAAAAACGAAAAGAGCAAATGTTAAAATTCAAGGTAGTTTTGATTTCTCATTTCTCTCCCAAAGATTTCTTGCCTCCATTAGGTTTACAAGAAAAGGGCATGGAAATCATTTACTTTCCCATGTTTGGTATAATTTACTTTCCTATGTTTGGTTTACTTTCCCAACATCACCAAACATGGGAAATGAATAGTGGGCATATtcggtttagggtttaggaccCTAGATCCTAAATCCCATTCATTTCCCATCTCCTGGGAAATGACATGGGGATTGATTTCCCACCAATTTATTTCCGTGAATCAAACAGGGTTATAGTAGCATCTCATCCTtgtgtttctttgttttatatGTAGGGATCAAATGTGTATGTGAAGAACATTGACGACGATGTCAGTGAAGAAGAGCTGGCAGAACACTTTAGTCAGTGTGGTACAATTACTTCTGCAAAAATTATGCGAGACGACAAAGGAATAAGCAAGGGGTTTGGTTTTATCTGCTTCTCTACCCCTGAGGAGGGCAATAAAGCTGTGAATACTTTTCATGGTAATAAGTTGATTGCACGGATCTGTTGCTTTTAACCTAAGAATCTTTATATGGTAACATTCCTCAGTTTTGATAATTGGCGGTTTTCTTTACAACGTTTTATGACAATCGAACACACACGTTCTAAGTTCTTCTTCTTTAATCTTGTAATAACTGCTGCTCTATAATTTTTATGCATACACTTTTAAGTTTGTGTTTCAATTTATGGTTTTTGTTTCACAGTAAGTATTTTGACCTCGGATTACCTAATGCCTTTGTATCTCATATTTTCTTCGCGCTGCTAATCATGTTGCCTTTGTTATTTCACAGGATATATGTTTCATCGGAAGCCATTGTATGTGGCTATTGCCCAACGGAAAGAGGAGAGACAAGCGCAGCTGCAGCTTCAGCATGCACAGCGTGTGGCAGGATTTGCAGGTCCTTCACCAACTGTGATCCCTGGTGGATACCCTCCTATCTACTATCAAGCTCCCTCTGGGGTTGCTCCACAAGTGCCTCCTCGAGCGGGATTGATGTATCAACCTTTGGGATTGTGGCCAGGATGGAGACCCAATGGCTTTTTACCTACATCTGGACCAGCCTATCAACCACCACTGGGTCCTGTAGTGAGTACCATTATTCCTATGCCTAGTTGTTATAGCAATTATGCTTATGCTAACTTAAAAATCGCATCTGCAGATTCCTAATGCTCCACGACAACATAGGCAAAATAGGGGAAGAATGAACGGGCATATGATTCCTCAGGGAGGCGCATATATGCCACATTTACAACAGCCCAATCCGTTGCCACAATCTGCAAAAGATTCAAACAATCagcaggtttttttttctttgactaACAAGCTTTTGTTACTCGTGTGTGTGTCGGCCTTGTATATACCTGCAGAATTTATACCTTTCAGCACTTAACGAACCTATAAAACAATTTTTGCTTTTATTCTTGTTTGGTTTCTTCGaaaataataatgaataaaaaacCAACAAGTTTAGTAGTCTTTAGGATCGAGATGAATATTTGTTTCCCTGGCTTTCAAGTATGCCTGATGTGTCCATCTGTTACTCGTGAAGTTCTAATCCGTCCAAGCCTTTCTTTGCAGCAGACAGGGCAGGCTAAGTCTGTTCCTACTGGGCGTCAACGAGAAATGAATAAAGGAGGAGTCTCGTCTGCTGCCTCCAATTCTGTTGGAGTTGTCGTTCAACCGGAGATGCTGAGTAGCATGCTTGCTGCCGCTTCTCCCGAGCAGCAGAAACAGATACTTGGCGAGCAGCTCTATCCACTTGTCCATAAACAAAAGGTCACGCTTTCTCCACATTGACCCCTTTAGAAGTTTCTATAGTTGTCATCTCTAGCAGTATTAATGCTCCATCAGAAATTCCAATCTTCTTGATGCTGTTCTTAACACTCCTTAAAATTTCCAAATACACTATCAACCAAACGCAATGGCTGCTTGAGGACCGAGACTAACATTTACGCAACACTTTTACGTGCAGCCCGACCTAGCTTCAAAGATAACTGGGATGCTACTTGAAATGGACAACTCAGAGCTGCTGAATTTATTGGAGTCACCGGACTCTTTGATTGCGAAAGTGGAAGAAGCAGTTCAGGTGCTCAGGATATCGAAGACCAAAGTACCTAACAAAGATAACAATCATCCGAGTTATCTCTCTGCTGAGGTTGCAGTCAATTGAAAGTAGGCGATGGTTAGAGGCTTTTCCATAGCTCAAGCTCCGGGAGACAGAATTTTTTATACCAGATTGGCACCTTCTCCGTCTTTGGCCTGTCACAGTGTTTGCTTTTACTGGTCTTTTGTTCGCACAGCCGAgtatttttcttccttcatAGAACGTTAAGCGTTTCTTTGCTATAGATTACTCTGGTATCGTCGTAGGAATGATAGAATTGATGAAGTTTCGGAACTTAATATTTTGCGGTTTTGGATTCAAGTGCTTTTAATATTTTGGCAAACATAATTCTctgttttgattttaattttctgttGCATAATCTCATCAATTGACGAAAGATAGAGCTCGAATTTCACAGACGTACTTCTGTTTGATACATTGATTGTCAAGGGAGACGAAACAATAGAACAAAACTGGTTACTAATGGATTGGTTGGGTTCCAACTTAAACCCCGAAGTTACGATGgttctatttattattttttttcgaaaactaaaGATATTTCATTACCAGGGCTGAATCAGAGAAAACAGAGAAAGCCAAACTAGGCTAACAATATTAGAAGCATAAATAAAAGGAGCAAGGGAGCTGGAGAGAGACGTGAGATCAACAAACCACGACACACCCTTACAACTAACAAAAAACCGAGACTAGGTTGGAGGCCATGGAAGCCCATCTTTGTTCAGAATTTGAACGAGTGAGGATAGGGGTTTGTTGACCCAAACTAAGTCACACATCTCTGGTCTTACATGCAACGCCACGAAATCCGTCGCTTCATTTGCCTATCTTGGGACCCAAGACCAGTTACACGCATGGAAAGAGTTTCCTAGCCCCTAGATTTTGCATAGAGTAGGAAACGTCTCCCAACTGCCATTATCGTTGCATCAATTCACCCACGAGATCACTCCCCTTGAATTGGATTCGATAATGACATTCAAAAAGCCATATTATGATGGTTAAGTATGCGCTTTGAAGACTTTTCATCTTGCTTTGTGATTTTGTTCGAAACCTCCCCCGTCAATTACATTTTAAGCGAGTAACTCCAAAATTGTTGATGTGATATCAAAAGTAAGTGGAGAAGCATGGGCAAAAAGTAAGACGTCTTACTCGTATTATGATATTGGTTTAGCGTGCATTTGAAAGATATTTGTAAGGGTTTTGAGACTTTTGGTGTCCCACATCGGGAAACACTAAAGGTTCATTGCCCTTTATATAGATTTAGTGCTTTAGTCTAGTTATTAGAACATGGATTATTTGGAAATGAATTGAAGCCTTGTGCTTTATGGTTATGTAGATTAGGCTTGTATAATGTAAGcctaaatgtaattaatattaattaatcaagataGGGGCCTTGGAcccttggaatttaaaattaatttgattcattaattttaattttcggattaagtttttaattaaataccaTGATAACAACCCTAATATATGTAATACAGAGAAAACACTAGAGAAGAAACGTATCGAAGAGAGAGaacaaacttagagagagaaagaggagggaaattttcagtttttcattACATTCCAACTGTGACCGACCTCACTTATAAATACAGCACACATATAACTAACTCTGCAGTCCTCCAATACAATTGTTacacgtgtatatatatatcctaaCATTCCCCCTCAAGCTTATGCGAGGAACAACCAAGCATAAGATTGTTACAATGAGAACTAAACAAAGGCAAACACAGGCCTTTGGTAAGTATATCAGCATGTTGGTCAGCAGATGCGACAAACTGCAGAACAATGGAACCTTGTTGAACACGTTCACGAACGAAGTGACAGtcgatttctatgtgcttggcTTTGgaatgaaagactggatttgtAGCTAATGCCATTGCAGATATGTTGTCACAGTGAAGCAAAGGAATATCAGGACAAGTAAGATGTAAATCAGAGAGCAATTGCTGCAACCATACAACTTCTGTAGTCGTAGTAGCCATAGCTCGGTATTCAGCTTCAGTGGAGGATCGACTAACAGTGTGCTGTTTCTTTGAACTCCAGGAGATGGGATTACATCCCAAAAACACTACAAAACCTGTGGTTGACCATCTGTCATTGGGATcaccagcccaatcagcatcggTGTATGCGTTAATAGTCAAGGAACTCGGTCGAAAACATAACCCAAGATTCATGGTTCCTCTGAGATATCTCAAAATGCGTTTGACAGCAACAAAGTGACTTTCCAGAGGTGATTGCATGAACTGACAGACCTGATTCACGGAATAAGCAATATCCGGTCTCGTAAACGTCAAATACTGAAGAGCCCCAACAATACTCCGATACAAACTGGGGTCAGAAAACAAAGAACTGCCAGTGTTGaatgtaattaatattaattaatcaagataGGGGCCTTGGAcccttggaatttaaaattaatttgattcattaattttaattttcggattaagtttttaattaaaaacattttgattaaaagacacagctcTTAGAAAAGAGTTGTGTATTTTCAAATAACATGTATTTGAAAGTGTGTGAAACAAtctatatatttgcaatcacagtatccaagtgaAATCAtcctttcttcctcctttttttttttcttttcttccgtACGAATTTTCCAGAGAGTAAGTATATAAAGcaaattcgctagagttctaaAATCTAGTGTgagttgtagaattaggtagttgaatTCTGGTCGAGCAGatgttgtagaaccacaagcacaagagtgggacggaaatactgttcgaaggacatagcttGTATGTTAGCCTCTACCTTCTGTAATCAAGTTAGTACCattgatattcttatattaatttCTGTATTGATTATATAATTTCATTGCacaacaaatattttttattaataaaatattataatttcaAGTTCTggttatttttgttaatttctgaaTTGTTTTCTAACAATATTAACCGAACCAAACCACTTCGTGTTGTGACGTACCCTCATTCTtaaggtttaaaaaaaattttaaattttagcgGCAAAACCTTTGAAATAAAAAGGCAACTTGTCACACTCTTTCCCTGTGTCACAGCTTTCCggcttttttgttttaaagGCATATGATAATAAATATGGGCCGGGTGTGGGCCTCTGAAATATGACCCGATATTGtccaattttaatttgtatatCCATTTGTTTCGATACACACCCAAAGAAACCCCTGGAAAATTTTTGCCGCGAAATATGGATCTTACGGACGCAGTGGCAGCAACAAGGATGCACCGTCGTCGTCCTCCAAGAGTCGCCACAGAAGAAGATCCGACGACTCCGATTCCGCATCGTATACCGAGTCCGATGATTCCGACATCCGCGACTCCTCTCCGGCGAGGAGCTCCAGGAAGCGCAAGGAACGAAGCACCCGCAGAAAGAGCAACCGCCGGGAGGACTCCGACGACGGGTCATACGACAGCGATGAGAGCGAGGACCGTGACCGCAAGACGAAGAGGTCGTCGAAGAGCGTTACGGAGGAGCAAATCTCTGAGTACTTGGCTAAGAAGGCAGAGAAGAAGGTTGCAATTTTGTccattagggttttgttttgtttgtttttttcttctgaatttCTATGACATTGAATGTGTGGCGGGCTTGGTTTTGATTGAATTGGCAGCTCGAGTAGCCAAGAAGATCGAAGACGGTTTCGGGTTACTCCAATGATTCGAATCCCTTTGGCGATTCCAATCTCTATGAGATgtaagtttttattaaatttttgggatttaaaCTCTATTCGTTCGTTACATTGGGTTCAGCATTCAATCTTGGGTTATAGAGCACATTTGGACTCTCTGTTGCGAAATTAGTTGGCTTTGTGAAGCAATAGGTTATATTTCTTGGAGAATATGGTTAATCTCAAAGGATGAGGAAGTGCGTTTACGCTGAAATGTAACTGTTCGCATTTTCATTCAGGTGTTTTTGGGTGTTTTGTTCCTTTTTGTATTATGATTATAGTTGGTTGCATTTAGTAAGTTTCcgatttgaataattttttttagtacagcTACAACTGTGTAGTCTTATTGGAATATCTCATTGACTAAACTATCTATATTGTATGTGGTGGCTGACAAATACCTATGTTTCAATAGGAGATGCTTATTGTTTGTAAGATAATTTTTGAGTTTGCACTATGCTGTTTTCAGGTTTGTCTGGCGAAAGAAGATTGAGCGTGATGTGTCACTCGGTGTTCCGCTTGATGAGTTTACAGTTAAGGCTGAGAGAAAAAGACAGAGCGAAAGAATGGTACGTAATTCTAGCCCAAAATTACTTCTCTTTTGTTACTTTTTAATCGTTGTGTTCTATTCCTTGTGGTTATGGCGGTATTAGTCTTAAATAAAAGTTTATGTATTTTGGACTTTAAGTTCCAATCAGTTAAAATGTCAGAGACATAAGCTAGAGACTATGCTCAGCATAGAATTTCATATGAGGTTGTGGAAATAATCTGGTAAATCTATCTTCCATAAGGACTTTCTCTTGTTCTTTTAGTTGCTAATTCTACCTGTTCGAGAAAGTTTTCGTAATCTTCAATCTCCTAAGATTTTATCCCATTGTTGGAAGGTCCATGAAGAATTTGATTGAAATTCATGACCTAAATATTCGATTTTATCTCATAAGTTACTGGAATCAGCATTAGTTGTTGGAGCACTATAAGATTGATTACATGGAATGACAAGCTTAGCTGCTGACGTTTGTTGGCGTTGTACTAAGTCTAATAGAGAAtgggaattttttttcctgtaTCTGTATATATTACATTCCAATTCCTTCCCGACACCTCCAAAGGAAAATTCCAAGTTGTATTACAAATTGACGGGTTAGTATGAGCTTATCCATGCGATTATGCACCCTTCGAATAGGATCAATTTTCTGAAGGATAATGGATTTCGTGCTTTGGTGGCTAGTCGAGATCCTTTCAGTGCCATATGTTGTGTTGATGGGATATCTATATGCTCTGATTGATGTCATAAAGCCCGCAATAGCAACGGAACCCAGGAAAGAATACAGAAAAGACAACTCTTTTCTATTAGCATTTTCATAACGGAACACAGTCCTGAGTCActagtaggggtgggcacgTCTTGGTTTCGGTTTGTGCCTCACTTGTAGGCCCGTTAAAAGGTTGGCATTAGTACAAGTATTCAACATTCAAAGAAACGCAAAAGTTCAAAACCTAGTCATTTGCAGACTAAATACTTTATGCCATTAATACAacccaattgaaaaaaaaaatattcatgatGATCACCACACTAAAATTCAACttgaaacaaagttcaaaatgCCTTATGACATTACTTTAGTAAAATCCAATTGAAAAAGTTAAGTTTACCATactaaaattaaattcaaacaaAGTTCAACGCCAAAATGCCTTATGGCATGAGTACaaccccaaaaaataaattgatcatgcaattcaacaaattttttttgttgtttcgaGTCACTACTTTGAATCGTTCAACCTTATCCTGgtccttttccttttggacacTTACTCTTCGAAGGTTTAGGAGGCCTTTGAGCTTGAGAATGCTATACTTGGGGATTCCTTGGACCTTGTGAAAGTGAAACCGATGGATAATCCATTGATTGAATCTTGTGAACTAGAAGCTTGAGAACTAGAAGCTTGTTGCCTTGGAGTTGTTGTTTAGTTGTGAATAAAGTGTAAGAGTGGCGATGCTTAAATTCAAATTGGCCAACTCTACACAgtacaaaaacataaacaatataAGGTACATTAGTTGTTATAAACTTTAAAAAGCCTACTCTAATATATTATGCTACTTGGTACCTAAGAAATATAAGATTACAAGGAAATTTAGTATCTTCGAGTGCAAGACAAGTTCACAAATAACCACTTACACTCCAACACTTAATTGgctattaaattaaatatttttttttatattatgagGTGCGGTTTGGTTTTGGTTCGGCTCTAGATGTTAAGAAATAAGAACCGAaaccaaactttttttttttagcctgCAGTTCAGTTTCAACCCCAAACTGTTTCGTAACTGCAAAAATCAAACTGTTCGGTGTGGTCCAATTTGGTCCGTATTTCGCTTTCGATTTTCAGTTCCAAGTGCCCACCACCACTCACCAGGGATTGGATGTGGATAGAAAAGGAATTTACTAGTGCATAATCAGTTTGGTATCTCAATAAACCATTTAGGATAATTACAAGGCAAGAGAGGCATTTGAAATTGCTACGAATACAAAGGGAACTAAGCCCTGCGAGGCTAAGGCTCTTTCCTTTGGTCAAGGTTGCTCTTTCTCTTAGGTAATTGTGTACTGCACTTATGTGAATGGCTCATTTAATATGGAAAGGAGATTTGGACGTGTGGCAAGTTGTCTTATATTATGAGGCACTACTCAAGTTTACTACCTTACCGACTTTCTGCTTTTATTCATGTTATACTTATCCTGTATTAATTTTTACCTGACTGTTAGAGTGGGTTGgtattatacacacacacacatatatttacCCGCCTGCAAAATTACTTTTTAATGGAGCACGTGCTTAGCTAGCATGAAGGACAACAAGAGTGTAGAAACCATCCCATTATCCAGTAACCCATGTGCTAAAGAAGTGTTTTCATAGAGGACGTGCTGCAGAAGTTAGCTAAATAGGAAGATAAAATAATAACAGGATAGCATATAATTTTAATGAAGACTTTGGCTTTACTATAATTTTTGAACATCTTACTTAGGCTTTGTTACAACTATTTAATATATCACAAGACCATTTCCTTTTCAGATGCCACCTTGCTGCCTGGGGTTGCAAAATAAATGAATTCTATGATAAAGCATGGGATTTTTGGCTTCAGTAATTAACCATTGTTCAGTTGCATGTATTTATTACAAATTCATCCTTCAGGCAGAGATTGAAAAGGTCAAGAAAAGAAGGGAAGAAAGGGCACTTGAGAAAGCACAACATGAGGAAGAAATGGTAAGTTTATTGCCTGGTA from Pyrus communis chromosome 9, drPyrComm1.1, whole genome shotgun sequence harbors:
- the LOC137744630 gene encoding polyadenylate-binding protein 7-like, with the translated sequence MAANNSQTVVGAGPTAGGVPAASLYVGDLHPYMTEVQLEEAFKGFKGVTSVRLCRDTATATNCSLCYGYVNFTTPEEAIRALEVMNHSILNGRVIRVMWSHRDPDARRSGIGNVFVKNLSESINSVELEEMFKKFGRTLSCKVAMFDDGKSKGYGFVQFESEESAIAAIEALNGTTVKNKQLYVAKFVRKSDRVLPNPDIKYTNLYMKNLDPTLKEKLVEEKFSEFGKIVSFAIAKDDHGNSRGFGFVNFENPDDARRAMEGMNGSQLGSKVLYVARAQKKAEREHLLRWQFEEKRKEQMLKFKGSNVYVKNIDDDVSEEELAEHFSQCGTITSAKIMRDDKGISKGFGFICFSTPEEGNKAVNTFHGYMFHRKPLYVAIAQRKEERQAQLQLQHAQRVAGFAGPSPTVIPGGYPPIYYQAPSGVAPQVPPRAGLMYQPLGLWPGWRPNGFLPTSGPAYQPPLGPVIPNAPRQHRQNRGRMNGHMIPQGGAYMPHLQQPNPLPQSAKDSNNQQQTGQAKSVPTGRQREMNKGGVSSAASNSVGVVVQPEMLSSMLAAASPEQQKQILGEQLYPLVHKQKPDLASKITGMLLEMDNSELLNLLESPDSLIAKVEEAVQVLRISKTKVPNKDNNHPSYLSAEVAVN